A portion of the Lathamus discolor isolate bLatDis1 chromosome 5, bLatDis1.hap1, whole genome shotgun sequence genome contains these proteins:
- the GAREM2 gene encoding GRB2-associated and regulator of MAPK protein 2 isoform X1, whose protein sequence is MEKLAAGLARLRWSPAALPLDAIVSQCRLPTLVCLGQGERVEGVSAQDVLLVHSCRQWTTVTAHSLEEGHYVIGPKIDIPLQYPGKFKLLDQDRDIREPVQYFNSVEEVASIFPDRIFVMEAITFSVKVVSGEFSEDSEVYNFTLNAGDELTLMGQAEILCAKTVKEKSRFNTILRKLGKAAPAAGARQVKGKMPCLICMNHRTNESLSLPFQCKGRFSTRSPLELRLQEGEHTIRSIIEKVRLPVNVAVPSRPARNPYDLHAIREGHCYKLVSIISKTVVLCCILRRDELVPFHFLLLTDMPRFQLPEGLLAGDPQLEKLLRDSAAYCHDRFNPDEYSRAVREAKPDFLEECASPRRLRLCLPACAREELSQPLQRLSLCSCSPAGPREPTARCQGPRGIAGGAPRPPLPDFPDPDREYMTPDWAEPEFRTQEPLEIPYEELWSNPSLEGCCEPGSAAGRQDLVSFGVVAPLGSLHRPSGPGDEPRAGSPPPVPPKSEAVKEECRLLNAPPVPPRGGRPPAPCSPPAALRCSKLAPTPSPSPSLSYYSSGLHDGRSVPRSGSGSPSPDAYSLYCYPCTWGDCKAGEAPGRPLPPATLPPTTQTSWSDPWAYAEAGAGVGGSCSTPLSGAEPPLKPYRSCPRLKPPHPQKRFAPFGALNPFAGPAEWPESPEWPKPPSAPAAPSSSSSPEPFAPIEEPVPPPRPPKGFDGDSIVIHGASPLSPAVLRGAEGSVTHLYLAQGVIEVPPATRGDGGAPPAAPRPSGDSSPWLPPADLSSLSLEEVSKCLRFIGLSEDVVSFFARERIDGSIFVQLSEEILADDFRLTKLQVKKIMQFIKGWRPKI, encoded by the exons ATGGAGAAGCTGGCGGCGGGGCTGGCCCGGCTCCGCTGGAGCCCCGCGGCGCTGCCCCTCGACGCGATCGTCAGCCAGTGCCGGCTGCCCACCCTCGTGTGCCTGGGGCAGG GCGAGCGCGTGGAGGGTGTCAGTGCCCAGGACGTGCTCCTGGTCCACTCGTGCCGGCAGTGGACCACGGTGACCGCTCACAGCCTGGAGGAGGGACACTACGTCATTGGCCCCAAGATCGACATCCCGCTCCAGTACCCAG GGAAGTTCAAGCTGCTGGACCAGGACCGGGACATTCGTGAGCCCGTGCAGTATTTCAACAGCGTGGAGGAGGTGGCCAGCATCTTCCCAGACCGCATCTTCGTCATGGAGGCCATCACCTTCAGTGTGAAG GTGGTGTCGGGGGAATTCAGCGAGGACAGCGAGGTGTACAACTTCACGCTGAACGCTGGGGACGAGCTGACGCTGATGGGCCAAGCGGAGATCCTGTGTGCCAAGACGGTGAAGGAGAAGTCGCGCTTCAACACCATCCTGCGGAAGCTGGGCAAGGCGGCGCCGGCAGCGGGCGCCAGGCAGGTGAAGGGCAAGATGCCCTGCCTGATCTGCATGAACCACCGTACCAACGAGAGCCTCAGCCTGCCCTTCCAGTGCAAGGGCCGCTTCAGCACACGCAGCCCGCTGGAGCTGCGCCTGCAGGAGGGCGAGCACACCATCCGCAGCATCATCGAGAAGGTGCGGCTGCCCGTCAACGTGGCCGTGCCCAGCCGCCCCGCGCGCAACCCCTACGACCTGCACGCCATCCGCGAGGGCCACTGCTACAAGCTGGTCAGCATCATCTCCAAGACCGTGGTGCTCTGCTGCATCCTCCGCCGGGACGAGCTGGTCCCTTTCCACTTCCTCCTGCTGACCGACATGCCCCGCTTCCAGCTGCCAGAGGGGCTGCTCGCGGGGGACCCgcagctggagaagctgctgcgGGACAGCGCCGCGTATTGCCACGACCGCTTCAACCCCGACGAGTACTCGCGGGCCGTGCGGGAGGCCAAGCCCGACTTCCTGGAGGAGTGCGCCAGCCCCCGGCGCCTCCGGCTCTGCCTGCCCGCCTGCGCCCGCGAGGAGCTCAGCCAGCCCCTGCAGCgcctctccctctgctcctgcagccccgcGGGGCCCCGGGAGCCCACCGCCCGCTGCCAGGGACCGCGCGGCATCGCGGGGGgcgccccgcgcccgccgctGCCGGACTTCCCCGACCCCGACCGGGAATACATGACCCCCGACTGGGCTGAGCCCGAGTTCAGGACTCAGGAGCCGCTGGAGATCCCCTACGAGGAGCTCTGGAGCAACCCCAGCCTGGAGGGCTGCTGTGAGCCGGGCAGCGCTGCCGGCCGCCAGGACCTTGTCTCCTTCGGGGTTGTGGCCCCGCTGGGCTCCCTGCACCGCCCCAGTGGGCCCGGGGACGAGCCCCGCGCGGGCAGCCCACCCCCGGTGCCACCCAAGTCGGAGGCG GTGAAGGAGGAATGTCGGCTGCTGAACGCCCCCCCTGTGCCACCCAGGGGCGGCcgccccccagcaccctgcagccccccagCTGCCCTGCGCTGCTCGAAGCTGGCACCCACTCCCTcgcccagccccagcctctcctaCTATTCCTCAGGGCTCCACGACGG cAGGTCGGTCCCACGGAGCGGCAGCGGTTCACCCTCACCAGACGCCTATTCCCTCTACTGCTACCCCTGCACATGGGGCGACTGCAAGGCCGGAGAGGCCCCTGGGCGCCCGCTGCCCCCCGCCACGCTGCCCCCCACAACCCAGACCTCCTGGTCGGACCCCTGGGCGTACGCAGAGGCAGGCGCTGGGGTGGGCGGCAGCTGCTCGACCCCACTGTCAGGGGCTGAGCCCCCCCTGAAGCCCTATCGCAGCTGCCCCCGCCTCAAGCCCCCGCACCCCCAAAAGCGCTTTGCTCCCTTCGGGGCGCTCAACCCCTTTGCCGGCCCGGCTGAATGGCCAGAGAGCCCCGAGTGGCCCAAGCCGCCTTCAGCCCCGGCtgccccatcctcatcctcctcgCCAGAGCCCTTCGCGCCCATTGAGGAACCAGTGCCCCCCCCTCGCCCACCCAAGGGCTTCGATGGGGACAGCATCGTCATCCATGGGGCGTCCCCGCTCTCTCCTGCTGTCCTGCGCGGGGCCGAGGGCAGTGTCACCCACCTCTACCTGGCTCAGGGTGTCATCGAGGTGCCACCAGCGAcgcggggtgatgggggggcCCCTCCGGCTGCCCCCCGGCCCAGTGGGGATAGCTCGCCCTGGCTGCCCCCTGCTGACCTCTCGTCCCTCTCGCTGGAGGAGGTGTCCAAGTGCCTGCGCTTCATCGGCCTCTCCGAGGACGTGGTCAGCTTCTTTGCCCGCGAGCGTATTGATGGGAGCATCTTCGTGCAGCTCAGCGAGGAGATCCTGGCCGATGACTTCCGCCTCACCAAGCTCCAGGTGAAGAAGATCATGCAGTTCATCAAGGGCTGGCGCCCCAAGATCTAG
- the GAREM2 gene encoding GRB2-associated and regulator of MAPK protein 2 isoform X2: MEKLAAGLARLRWSPAALPLDAIVSQCRLPTLVCLGQGERVEGVSAQDVLLVHSCRQWTTVTAHSLEEGHYVIGPKIDIPLQYPGKFKLLDQDRDIREPVQYFNSVEEVASIFPDRIFVMEAITFSVKVVSGEFSEDSEVYNFTLNAGDELTLMGQAEILCAKTVKEKSRFNTILRKLGKAAPAAGARQVKGKMPCLICMNHRTNESLSLPFQCKGRFSTRSPLELRLQEGEHTIRSIIEKVRLPVNVAVPSRPARNPYDLHAIREGHCYKLVSIISKTVVLCCILRRDELVPFHFLLLTDMPRFQLPEGLLAGDPQLEKLLRDSAAYCHDRFNPDEYSRAVREAKPDFLEECASPRRLRLCLPACAREELSQPLQRLSLCSCSPAGPREPTARCQGPRGIAGGAPRPPLPDFPDPDREYMTPDWAEPEFRTQEPLEIPYEELWSNPSLEGCCEPGSAAGRQDLVSFGVVAPLGSLHRPSGPGDEPRAGSPPPVPPKSEAVKEECRLLNAPPVPPRGGRPPAPCSPPAALRCSKLAPTPSPSPSLSYYSSGLHDGSVPRSGSGSPSPDAYSLYCYPCTWGDCKAGEAPGRPLPPATLPPTTQTSWSDPWAYAEAGAGVGGSCSTPLSGAEPPLKPYRSCPRLKPPHPQKRFAPFGALNPFAGPAEWPESPEWPKPPSAPAAPSSSSSPEPFAPIEEPVPPPRPPKGFDGDSIVIHGASPLSPAVLRGAEGSVTHLYLAQGVIEVPPATRGDGGAPPAAPRPSGDSSPWLPPADLSSLSLEEVSKCLRFIGLSEDVVSFFARERIDGSIFVQLSEEILADDFRLTKLQVKKIMQFIKGWRPKI; encoded by the exons ATGGAGAAGCTGGCGGCGGGGCTGGCCCGGCTCCGCTGGAGCCCCGCGGCGCTGCCCCTCGACGCGATCGTCAGCCAGTGCCGGCTGCCCACCCTCGTGTGCCTGGGGCAGG GCGAGCGCGTGGAGGGTGTCAGTGCCCAGGACGTGCTCCTGGTCCACTCGTGCCGGCAGTGGACCACGGTGACCGCTCACAGCCTGGAGGAGGGACACTACGTCATTGGCCCCAAGATCGACATCCCGCTCCAGTACCCAG GGAAGTTCAAGCTGCTGGACCAGGACCGGGACATTCGTGAGCCCGTGCAGTATTTCAACAGCGTGGAGGAGGTGGCCAGCATCTTCCCAGACCGCATCTTCGTCATGGAGGCCATCACCTTCAGTGTGAAG GTGGTGTCGGGGGAATTCAGCGAGGACAGCGAGGTGTACAACTTCACGCTGAACGCTGGGGACGAGCTGACGCTGATGGGCCAAGCGGAGATCCTGTGTGCCAAGACGGTGAAGGAGAAGTCGCGCTTCAACACCATCCTGCGGAAGCTGGGCAAGGCGGCGCCGGCAGCGGGCGCCAGGCAGGTGAAGGGCAAGATGCCCTGCCTGATCTGCATGAACCACCGTACCAACGAGAGCCTCAGCCTGCCCTTCCAGTGCAAGGGCCGCTTCAGCACACGCAGCCCGCTGGAGCTGCGCCTGCAGGAGGGCGAGCACACCATCCGCAGCATCATCGAGAAGGTGCGGCTGCCCGTCAACGTGGCCGTGCCCAGCCGCCCCGCGCGCAACCCCTACGACCTGCACGCCATCCGCGAGGGCCACTGCTACAAGCTGGTCAGCATCATCTCCAAGACCGTGGTGCTCTGCTGCATCCTCCGCCGGGACGAGCTGGTCCCTTTCCACTTCCTCCTGCTGACCGACATGCCCCGCTTCCAGCTGCCAGAGGGGCTGCTCGCGGGGGACCCgcagctggagaagctgctgcgGGACAGCGCCGCGTATTGCCACGACCGCTTCAACCCCGACGAGTACTCGCGGGCCGTGCGGGAGGCCAAGCCCGACTTCCTGGAGGAGTGCGCCAGCCCCCGGCGCCTCCGGCTCTGCCTGCCCGCCTGCGCCCGCGAGGAGCTCAGCCAGCCCCTGCAGCgcctctccctctgctcctgcagccccgcGGGGCCCCGGGAGCCCACCGCCCGCTGCCAGGGACCGCGCGGCATCGCGGGGGgcgccccgcgcccgccgctGCCGGACTTCCCCGACCCCGACCGGGAATACATGACCCCCGACTGGGCTGAGCCCGAGTTCAGGACTCAGGAGCCGCTGGAGATCCCCTACGAGGAGCTCTGGAGCAACCCCAGCCTGGAGGGCTGCTGTGAGCCGGGCAGCGCTGCCGGCCGCCAGGACCTTGTCTCCTTCGGGGTTGTGGCCCCGCTGGGCTCCCTGCACCGCCCCAGTGGGCCCGGGGACGAGCCCCGCGCGGGCAGCCCACCCCCGGTGCCACCCAAGTCGGAGGCG GTGAAGGAGGAATGTCGGCTGCTGAACGCCCCCCCTGTGCCACCCAGGGGCGGCcgccccccagcaccctgcagccccccagCTGCCCTGCGCTGCTCGAAGCTGGCACCCACTCCCTcgcccagccccagcctctcctaCTATTCCTCAGGGCTCCACGACGG GTCGGTCCCACGGAGCGGCAGCGGTTCACCCTCACCAGACGCCTATTCCCTCTACTGCTACCCCTGCACATGGGGCGACTGCAAGGCCGGAGAGGCCCCTGGGCGCCCGCTGCCCCCCGCCACGCTGCCCCCCACAACCCAGACCTCCTGGTCGGACCCCTGGGCGTACGCAGAGGCAGGCGCTGGGGTGGGCGGCAGCTGCTCGACCCCACTGTCAGGGGCTGAGCCCCCCCTGAAGCCCTATCGCAGCTGCCCCCGCCTCAAGCCCCCGCACCCCCAAAAGCGCTTTGCTCCCTTCGGGGCGCTCAACCCCTTTGCCGGCCCGGCTGAATGGCCAGAGAGCCCCGAGTGGCCCAAGCCGCCTTCAGCCCCGGCtgccccatcctcatcctcctcgCCAGAGCCCTTCGCGCCCATTGAGGAACCAGTGCCCCCCCCTCGCCCACCCAAGGGCTTCGATGGGGACAGCATCGTCATCCATGGGGCGTCCCCGCTCTCTCCTGCTGTCCTGCGCGGGGCCGAGGGCAGTGTCACCCACCTCTACCTGGCTCAGGGTGTCATCGAGGTGCCACCAGCGAcgcggggtgatgggggggcCCCTCCGGCTGCCCCCCGGCCCAGTGGGGATAGCTCGCCCTGGCTGCCCCCTGCTGACCTCTCGTCCCTCTCGCTGGAGGAGGTGTCCAAGTGCCTGCGCTTCATCGGCCTCTCCGAGGACGTGGTCAGCTTCTTTGCCCGCGAGCGTATTGATGGGAGCATCTTCGTGCAGCTCAGCGAGGAGATCCTGGCCGATGACTTCCGCCTCACCAAGCTCCAGGTGAAGAAGATCATGCAGTTCATCAAGGGCTGGCGCCCCAAGATCTAG
- the GAREM2 gene encoding GRB2-associated and regulator of MAPK protein 2 isoform X3, with translation MLAAAVARALMTTLSARHVGKFKLLDQDRDIREPVQYFNSVEEVASIFPDRIFVMEAITFSVKVVSGEFSEDSEVYNFTLNAGDELTLMGQAEILCAKTVKEKSRFNTILRKLGKAAPAAGARQVKGKMPCLICMNHRTNESLSLPFQCKGRFSTRSPLELRLQEGEHTIRSIIEKVRLPVNVAVPSRPARNPYDLHAIREGHCYKLVSIISKTVVLCCILRRDELVPFHFLLLTDMPRFQLPEGLLAGDPQLEKLLRDSAAYCHDRFNPDEYSRAVREAKPDFLEECASPRRLRLCLPACAREELSQPLQRLSLCSCSPAGPREPTARCQGPRGIAGGAPRPPLPDFPDPDREYMTPDWAEPEFRTQEPLEIPYEELWSNPSLEGCCEPGSAAGRQDLVSFGVVAPLGSLHRPSGPGDEPRAGSPPPVPPKSEAVKEECRLLNAPPVPPRGGRPPAPCSPPAALRCSKLAPTPSPSPSLSYYSSGLHDGRSVPRSGSGSPSPDAYSLYCYPCTWGDCKAGEAPGRPLPPATLPPTTQTSWSDPWAYAEAGAGVGGSCSTPLSGAEPPLKPYRSCPRLKPPHPQKRFAPFGALNPFAGPAEWPESPEWPKPPSAPAAPSSSSSPEPFAPIEEPVPPPRPPKGFDGDSIVIHGASPLSPAVLRGAEGSVTHLYLAQGVIEVPPATRGDGGAPPAAPRPSGDSSPWLPPADLSSLSLEEVSKCLRFIGLSEDVVSFFARERIDGSIFVQLSEEILADDFRLTKLQVKKIMQFIKGWRPKI, from the exons ATGCTGGCGGCCGCCGTAGCAAGAGCCTTAATGACCACTCTAAGTGCTCGCCATGTCG GGAAGTTCAAGCTGCTGGACCAGGACCGGGACATTCGTGAGCCCGTGCAGTATTTCAACAGCGTGGAGGAGGTGGCCAGCATCTTCCCAGACCGCATCTTCGTCATGGAGGCCATCACCTTCAGTGTGAAG GTGGTGTCGGGGGAATTCAGCGAGGACAGCGAGGTGTACAACTTCACGCTGAACGCTGGGGACGAGCTGACGCTGATGGGCCAAGCGGAGATCCTGTGTGCCAAGACGGTGAAGGAGAAGTCGCGCTTCAACACCATCCTGCGGAAGCTGGGCAAGGCGGCGCCGGCAGCGGGCGCCAGGCAGGTGAAGGGCAAGATGCCCTGCCTGATCTGCATGAACCACCGTACCAACGAGAGCCTCAGCCTGCCCTTCCAGTGCAAGGGCCGCTTCAGCACACGCAGCCCGCTGGAGCTGCGCCTGCAGGAGGGCGAGCACACCATCCGCAGCATCATCGAGAAGGTGCGGCTGCCCGTCAACGTGGCCGTGCCCAGCCGCCCCGCGCGCAACCCCTACGACCTGCACGCCATCCGCGAGGGCCACTGCTACAAGCTGGTCAGCATCATCTCCAAGACCGTGGTGCTCTGCTGCATCCTCCGCCGGGACGAGCTGGTCCCTTTCCACTTCCTCCTGCTGACCGACATGCCCCGCTTCCAGCTGCCAGAGGGGCTGCTCGCGGGGGACCCgcagctggagaagctgctgcgGGACAGCGCCGCGTATTGCCACGACCGCTTCAACCCCGACGAGTACTCGCGGGCCGTGCGGGAGGCCAAGCCCGACTTCCTGGAGGAGTGCGCCAGCCCCCGGCGCCTCCGGCTCTGCCTGCCCGCCTGCGCCCGCGAGGAGCTCAGCCAGCCCCTGCAGCgcctctccctctgctcctgcagccccgcGGGGCCCCGGGAGCCCACCGCCCGCTGCCAGGGACCGCGCGGCATCGCGGGGGgcgccccgcgcccgccgctGCCGGACTTCCCCGACCCCGACCGGGAATACATGACCCCCGACTGGGCTGAGCCCGAGTTCAGGACTCAGGAGCCGCTGGAGATCCCCTACGAGGAGCTCTGGAGCAACCCCAGCCTGGAGGGCTGCTGTGAGCCGGGCAGCGCTGCCGGCCGCCAGGACCTTGTCTCCTTCGGGGTTGTGGCCCCGCTGGGCTCCCTGCACCGCCCCAGTGGGCCCGGGGACGAGCCCCGCGCGGGCAGCCCACCCCCGGTGCCACCCAAGTCGGAGGCG GTGAAGGAGGAATGTCGGCTGCTGAACGCCCCCCCTGTGCCACCCAGGGGCGGCcgccccccagcaccctgcagccccccagCTGCCCTGCGCTGCTCGAAGCTGGCACCCACTCCCTcgcccagccccagcctctcctaCTATTCCTCAGGGCTCCACGACGG cAGGTCGGTCCCACGGAGCGGCAGCGGTTCACCCTCACCAGACGCCTATTCCCTCTACTGCTACCCCTGCACATGGGGCGACTGCAAGGCCGGAGAGGCCCCTGGGCGCCCGCTGCCCCCCGCCACGCTGCCCCCCACAACCCAGACCTCCTGGTCGGACCCCTGGGCGTACGCAGAGGCAGGCGCTGGGGTGGGCGGCAGCTGCTCGACCCCACTGTCAGGGGCTGAGCCCCCCCTGAAGCCCTATCGCAGCTGCCCCCGCCTCAAGCCCCCGCACCCCCAAAAGCGCTTTGCTCCCTTCGGGGCGCTCAACCCCTTTGCCGGCCCGGCTGAATGGCCAGAGAGCCCCGAGTGGCCCAAGCCGCCTTCAGCCCCGGCtgccccatcctcatcctcctcgCCAGAGCCCTTCGCGCCCATTGAGGAACCAGTGCCCCCCCCTCGCCCACCCAAGGGCTTCGATGGGGACAGCATCGTCATCCATGGGGCGTCCCCGCTCTCTCCTGCTGTCCTGCGCGGGGCCGAGGGCAGTGTCACCCACCTCTACCTGGCTCAGGGTGTCATCGAGGTGCCACCAGCGAcgcggggtgatgggggggcCCCTCCGGCTGCCCCCCGGCCCAGTGGGGATAGCTCGCCCTGGCTGCCCCCTGCTGACCTCTCGTCCCTCTCGCTGGAGGAGGTGTCCAAGTGCCTGCGCTTCATCGGCCTCTCCGAGGACGTGGTCAGCTTCTTTGCCCGCGAGCGTATTGATGGGAGCATCTTCGTGCAGCTCAGCGAGGAGATCCTGGCCGATGACTTCCGCCTCACCAAGCTCCAGGTGAAGAAGATCATGCAGTTCATCAAGGGCTGGCGCCCCAAGATCTAG